Proteins found in one Amycolatopsis aidingensis genomic segment:
- a CDS encoding cold-shock protein yields MAQGTVKWFNAEKGFGFIAQDGGEGDVFVHYSEIDGRGFRTLEENQRVEFEVGQGQKGPQAQKVRVLQG; encoded by the coding sequence GTGGCGCAAGGCACTGTGAAGTGGTTCAACGCCGAAAAGGGCTTCGGCTTCATTGCCCAGGACGGCGGCGAGGGCGACGTTTTCGTGCACTACTCGGAGATCGACGGGCGCGGCTTCCGCACCCTCGAAGAGAACCAGCGAGTGGAGTTCGAGGTCGGCCAGGGCCAGAAGGGCCCGCAGGCACAGAAGGTTCGCGTCCTGCAGGGCTGA
- a CDS encoding L,D-transpeptidase: protein MGRRGIQLTRSDISGSRPSVLLVLLLATVLGLSACSGGSEDGGTPEPDTATTEAKPAAKVQAQPADGATDVAPADDVQLSVANGTIQTVALTNPEGEQVKGEASADSTTWTATEPLGYGKTYTWSGTAIGSDGESTPITGSFTTVTPRQLLRATLNVGDDRTYGIAMPISVTFRDGAGKPVSVTNKAAIEKALSVESTPQTEGSWAWLQNDSSVHWRPKEYWQPHTKVTVDAPVYGIELSDGVYGKQDLKASFEIGRSQIVKGNTQTHRMQVIRDGKQVADYPVSYGLDSDPGRVTHSGTHVVMSKHQTYFMNNPGYGYEDFEVKWAVRISNNGEFTHAAPWSVGDQGKRNVSHGCLNLSPANAKEYYDSALMGDPVEIEGSTQQLGPRDGDYHDWTYSWQEWTAKSALAS from the coding sequence ATGGGGAGAAGGGGCATTCAGTTGACGCGAAGCGACATTTCCGGTTCGCGTCCGAGCGTTCTGCTCGTCCTGTTGCTGGCGACAGTGCTGGGATTGAGCGCGTGCTCGGGCGGATCCGAGGACGGCGGAACACCGGAACCGGACACCGCGACCACCGAGGCGAAACCCGCGGCGAAGGTACAGGCCCAGCCTGCCGACGGCGCCACCGATGTGGCGCCCGCCGACGACGTCCAGCTCTCGGTCGCCAATGGCACGATCCAGACGGTCGCGCTGACCAACCCGGAAGGCGAGCAGGTCAAGGGCGAGGCCAGCGCCGACAGCACGACCTGGACGGCCACCGAGCCGCTCGGCTACGGCAAGACCTACACCTGGTCCGGTACCGCCATCGGCTCCGATGGTGAGTCCACGCCGATCACCGGCAGCTTCACCACCGTCACCCCGCGCCAGCTGCTCAGGGCCACCCTGAACGTTGGCGACGACCGGACCTACGGCATCGCGATGCCGATCAGCGTCACCTTCCGTGACGGCGCGGGCAAACCGGTCTCGGTCACCAACAAGGCCGCCATCGAGAAGGCGCTCAGCGTGGAGTCCACGCCGCAGACCGAGGGCTCCTGGGCCTGGCTGCAGAACGACAGCTCGGTGCACTGGCGGCCGAAGGAGTACTGGCAGCCGCACACCAAGGTCACGGTGGACGCTCCGGTATACGGGATCGAGCTTTCCGACGGCGTGTACGGCAAGCAGGACCTGAAGGCGAGCTTCGAGATCGGCCGCTCGCAGATCGTCAAGGGCAACACCCAGACGCACCGGATGCAGGTCATCCGGGACGGCAAGCAAGTGGCCGACTACCCGGTGAGCTACGGGCTGGACTCCGATCCCGGCCGGGTCACGCACAGCGGCACGCATGTGGTGATGAGCAAGCACCAGACGTACTTCATGAACAACCCCGGCTACGGCTACGAGGACTTCGAGGTGAAGTGGGCGGTGCGGATCTCGAACAACGGCGAGTTCACGCATGCGGCACCCTGGTCGGTTGGCGATCAGGGCAAGCGCAACGTCTCGCACGGCTGCCTCAACCTGTCCCCCGCCAACGCCAAGGAGTACTACGACAGTGCGCTGATGGGCGACCCGGTGGAGATCGAGGGCAGCACCCAGCAGCTCGGCCCGCGGGATGGCGACTACCACGACTGGACCTACTCCTGGCAGGAGTGGACCGCGAAATCCGCCCTCGCCAGCTGA
- a CDS encoding PaaI family thioesterase: protein METEPAVPHPNAPAAGSKLGVHYAQCFGCGDEQEAGLHLQSTVGEGRTVHSQFTVTEAHQGAPGLAHGGLLACAFDEALGATVGNLLRKPAVTGKLETDFRRPVPVGSTLYITATLDGTAGRKIYVSADGRLDAEDGPIAVRARGLFVMVELEHFTTHGDPNALEKFREAAARGNREDWNINP, encoded by the coding sequence GTGGAGACGGAACCGGCCGTCCCGCACCCGAACGCCCCCGCGGCGGGCAGCAAGCTCGGGGTGCACTACGCGCAGTGCTTCGGCTGCGGGGACGAGCAGGAGGCCGGCCTGCACCTGCAGTCCACGGTCGGCGAGGGTCGCACGGTGCACTCCCAGTTCACCGTGACCGAGGCGCATCAGGGCGCACCGGGCCTCGCCCACGGTGGCCTGCTGGCCTGCGCTTTCGACGAGGCGCTCGGCGCCACCGTCGGCAACCTGCTGCGCAAGCCCGCGGTCACCGGCAAGCTGGAGACCGACTTCCGCAGGCCGGTGCCGGTGGGCTCGACGCTGTACATCACCGCGACGCTGGACGGGACCGCGGGCCGCAAGATCTACGTCAGCGCGGACGGCAGGCTGGACGCCGAGGACGGGCCGATCGCGGTCCGCGCCCGCGGGCTGTTCGTGATGGTCGAACTGGAGCACTTCACCACGCACGGTGACCCGAACGCGCTGGAGAAGTTCCGTGAGGCGGCGGCCCGCGGCAACCGGGAGGACTGGAACATCAACCCGTGA
- a CDS encoding metallophosphoesterase, whose translation MFLLLAGLLLAILHLYLWKRLIRDTLPRGRVRLVATGVLILLVLVMVAALALGTALDPAVAQWFAWPGYLWLAVFYYLLLGLLVLELPRLALRRWVRRAPEEPPRGVSRRVALARGSAAVAGVAAAGLVGYGATVAMGPPSITRVPITLRRLDPRASGCRIALISDIHLGPILGHGFTQRIVDMVNAEGPDAVAIVGDLVDGDVPALAEAAAPLAELRSTHGTFFVTGNHEYYVGYRQWVEHVRTLGITALRNQRVTITHNGGRFELAGVNDATAYQWQDAADVAAAMRGRDPERAAVLLAHQPVDVADAVAQDVDLQLSGHTHGGQLTPFELLVSLQQGAVAGHYRFGDTQLYVTRGAGFWGPPVRVGAPPDITIVELRSP comes from the coding sequence GTGTTCCTGCTCCTCGCCGGGCTGCTGCTCGCGATTCTGCATCTCTACCTGTGGAAACGGCTGATCCGGGACACGCTGCCCCGAGGCCGGGTGCGCCTCGTGGCCACCGGCGTGCTGATCCTCCTCGTACTGGTGATGGTGGCCGCCCTCGCACTCGGCACCGCCCTGGATCCGGCCGTGGCGCAGTGGTTCGCCTGGCCCGGCTACCTGTGGCTGGCGGTCTTCTACTACCTGCTGCTCGGCCTGCTGGTGCTGGAGCTGCCCCGGCTGGCGCTGCGCCGGTGGGTCCGCCGCGCACCGGAGGAGCCGCCGAGGGGCGTCAGCAGGCGGGTGGCGCTGGCCCGCGGATCGGCGGCCGTGGCCGGGGTGGCCGCCGCCGGGCTGGTCGGCTACGGGGCCACGGTGGCGATGGGGCCGCCCTCGATCACCCGGGTGCCGATCACCCTGCGCAGGCTGGACCCGCGGGCATCCGGTTGCCGGATCGCGCTGATCAGCGATATCCATCTCGGGCCGATCCTTGGCCACGGGTTCACCCAGCGGATCGTGGACATGGTCAACGCCGAGGGCCCGGACGCGGTGGCCATCGTCGGTGACCTGGTGGACGGGGACGTGCCCGCGCTGGCCGAGGCGGCCGCCCCGCTGGCGGAGCTGCGCAGCACGCACGGCACCTTCTTCGTCACCGGCAACCACGAGTACTACGTGGGGTACCGGCAGTGGGTGGAGCATGTGCGCACCCTCGGCATCACGGCACTGCGCAACCAACGGGTCACCATCACGCACAACGGCGGCCGGTTCGAGCTGGCCGGGGTGAACGACGCCACCGCATACCAGTGGCAGGACGCCGCCGATGTGGCCGCGGCCATGCGGGGCCGGGATCCGGAGCGCGCCGCGGTGCTGCTCGCGCACCAGCCGGTGGACGTGGCCGACGCGGTGGCGCAGGACGTGGACCTGCAGCTGTCCGGGCACACCCACGGCGGGCAGCTCACCCCGTTCGAACTGCTGGTGAGCCTGCAGCAGGGCGCGGTGGCCGGGCACTACCGGTTCGGCGACACCCAGCTCTACGTCACCAGGGGAGCCGGGTTCTGGGGACCGCCGGTGCGGGTGGGCGCCCCGCCGGACATCACCATCGTCGAGCTGCGCTCCCCATAG
- a CDS encoding serine/threonine-protein kinase, whose translation MSDQVWREPEQRQPQQPPRPPQQQPQQQPQQAAGDPQLTSVLNAPAETRSIAPPAPAVEPGSDVPLPDPGTESVLPPSTSGGSRPGTGPGSTPGSEPGSWPGTGPGTGPGTFPGTSRRSSARTSRRGRLGAGLVDVPQVPYRDPASAVLANPVVSEEKRFCGSCQAKVGRGKDGKPGEPEGRCPKCGASFSFLPKLRPGEVVGGQYEVLGALAYGGLGWIYLAKDRNVSDRWVVLKGLIDTGDATALAAAVNETRFLAEVEHPNIVRIYNFVQHPDNHTGTSVGYIVMEYVGGQSLRQLALAHHRETGRPEPLPIGQVIAYGLEILPALGYLHSQGLLYCDLKPDNVIQTHEQLKLIDLGAVRRMDDYESPLFYTTGYSAPELPKHGASVASDLYTVGRTLAVLSFEFAGYTTKYKTTLPGPDEVPLFALFGSYYRFLRRATHADPDRRFLSAEDMADQLTGVLREIMSLGTGEPRPGVSPVFGPETKTFGVDMVLPEQGVQGSPVPLPDPGQVVTGLPIPQIDTGDAGAGVLATVLQADPRTAIEALAGAPRESIEVRLRIVRARIELGELAEAGRQLQAAQYLAIKAGYPHDWRIDWYRGLIELAGGRPRVAQAAFDTVYDDLPGEIAPKLALGVSAEYVGDYFAAARFYELVWRTDRSYVSAAFGLARVYLAQGGRAGAVEVLESIPVASTHHVDAQVAAVKIKTRNGEQGQVAERDLVQAAAQLERLSLDAERRARLSAEVLEAAHDWLRSANARGTQVTPGATVLGCALADRDIRFGLERCYRSLARLAGSSDQRIELVDRANAVRPRTLT comes from the coding sequence GTGTCGGACCAGGTCTGGCGTGAGCCCGAGCAGCGGCAGCCCCAGCAGCCCCCGCGCCCACCCCAGCAGCAGCCGCAGCAACAGCCGCAGCAAGCTGCCGGCGACCCGCAGCTGACCAGTGTGCTGAACGCGCCCGCGGAGACCAGGAGTATCGCGCCGCCCGCACCCGCGGTGGAACCGGGCTCGGACGTGCCCTTGCCGGACCCCGGAACGGAGAGCGTGCTGCCGCCGAGCACCAGCGGGGGCAGCAGGCCGGGCACCGGTCCCGGCAGCACCCCTGGCAGCGAGCCGGGCTCGTGGCCGGGAACAGGGCCCGGTACCGGACCCGGCACCTTCCCCGGCACCTCCCGGCGCAGTTCCGCGCGGACCTCGCGCCGCGGCAGGCTCGGTGCCGGCCTGGTGGACGTGCCGCAGGTGCCCTACCGGGACCCGGCATCGGCCGTGCTGGCGAACCCGGTGGTGTCGGAGGAGAAACGGTTCTGCGGCAGCTGCCAGGCGAAGGTCGGCCGGGGCAAGGACGGCAAACCGGGCGAGCCGGAGGGCAGGTGCCCGAAGTGCGGCGCCTCGTTCTCCTTTCTGCCGAAGCTGCGGCCCGGCGAGGTGGTCGGCGGGCAGTACGAGGTGCTCGGCGCGCTGGCCTACGGCGGGCTCGGCTGGATCTACCTCGCCAAGGACCGCAACGTCAGCGACCGCTGGGTCGTGCTCAAGGGACTGATCGACACCGGCGACGCCACCGCGCTGGCCGCCGCGGTGAACGAGACCCGGTTCCTCGCCGAGGTCGAGCATCCGAACATCGTCCGGATCTACAACTTCGTGCAGCATCCGGACAACCACACCGGCACCTCGGTCGGCTACATCGTGATGGAGTACGTCGGGGGCCAGTCGCTGCGCCAGCTGGCGCTGGCGCACCACCGGGAGACCGGTCGCCCGGAGCCGTTGCCGATCGGCCAGGTCATCGCCTACGGGCTGGAGATCCTGCCCGCGCTGGGTTACCTGCACAGCCAGGGGCTGCTGTACTGCGACCTGAAGCCGGACAACGTGATCCAGACGCACGAGCAGCTCAAGCTGATCGACCTCGGTGCGGTGCGCCGGATGGACGACTACGAGAGCCCGCTGTTCTACACCACCGGCTACAGCGCCCCCGAGCTGCCCAAGCACGGCGCCTCGGTGGCCTCCGACCTCTACACCGTCGGCCGCACCCTGGCCGTGCTCAGCTTCGAGTTCGCCGGTTACACCACCAAGTACAAGACCACCCTGCCCGGGCCGGACGAGGTCCCGCTGTTCGCCCTTTTCGGCTCGTACTACCGGTTCCTGCGCCGCGCCACGCATGCCGACCCGGACCGCCGCTTCCTCTCCGCCGAGGACATGGCCGACCAGCTCACCGGGGTGCTGCGCGAGATCATGTCGCTGGGCACCGGCGAGCCGCGCCCCGGTGTCTCCCCCGTATTCGGCCCGGAGACCAAGACCTTCGGGGTGGACATGGTGCTGCCCGAGCAGGGGGTGCAGGGCAGTCCGGTTCCGCTCCCGGACCCCGGCCAGGTGGTGACCGGGCTGCCGATCCCGCAGATCGACACCGGGGACGCGGGCGCGGGGGTGCTGGCCACCGTGCTGCAGGCCGATCCGCGTACCGCGATCGAGGCCCTCGCCGGGGCGCCGCGGGAGTCCATCGAGGTCCGGCTGCGCATCGTGCGCGCCAGGATCGAGCTCGGCGAGCTGGCCGAGGCAGGCCGCCAGCTGCAGGCCGCCCAGTACCTCGCGATCAAGGCCGGGTACCCGCACGACTGGCGGATCGACTGGTACCGCGGGCTGATCGAGCTGGCCGGCGGCAGGCCGCGAGTGGCCCAGGCGGCCTTCGACACGGTGTACGACGACCTGCCCGGCGAGATCGCGCCGAAGCTGGCGCTCGGGGTCAGCGCGGAGTACGTCGGCGACTACTTCGCGGCCGCCCGCTTCTACGAGCTGGTCTGGCGCACTGACCGGTCCTACGTGAGCGCCGCCTTCGGGCTGGCCAGGGTGTACCTGGCGCAGGGTGGCCGGGCCGGTGCGGTGGAGGTGCTGGAGTCCATCCCGGTGGCCTCCACGCACCATGTGGACGCCCAGGTCGCCGCGGTAAAGATCAAGACAAGGAACGGGGAGCAGGGCCAGGTCGCCGAGCGTGATCTGGTGCAGGCCGCCGCCCAGCTGGAACGGCTCTCGCTGGACGCGGAGCGACGTGCCCGGCTCTCGGCCGAGGTGCTCGAGGCCGCGCACGACTGGCTGCGCAGCGCGAACGCCCGCGGTACGCAGGTCACCCCGGGTGCCACCGTGCTCGGCTGCGCCCTCGCCGACCGGGACATCCGGTTCGGGCTAGAGCGCTGCTACCGCTCGCTTGCCCGCCTTGCCGGCAGCTCCGACCAGCGGATCGAGCTGGTCGACCGGGCCAACGCCGTCCGCCCGCGCACGCTCACCTGA
- a CDS encoding glutamate ABC transporter substrate-binding protein: MSKRGLPRKLFAVLGTLAVLATGCGSPGEPVDPAPVGSVQRPEPAGSGPVDVDSEKSESPDCNATASLPPQAGIPAGSTMAEIRERGHLVAGVDQNTFLFGFRNPTTGKLEGFDIDIAKEIARAIFGDPEKIRFQAITSAQREDVLMNGEVDVVVRTYTVNCARRDKVNFSSVYYVAGQRLLVDKTSSVTSLAGLEGERVCAAKGSTSLKNIAAVSGPIPVQVNDWSDCLVMLQQGQVAAVSTDDTILAGMAAQDPTTKVVGETFTEEPYGVGIPKENEDMVRFVNHVLELVRGGRWQQSYDEWVAERLGPASPPQPEYR; this comes from the coding sequence GTGAGCAAGCGGGGATTGCCAAGGAAACTGTTCGCCGTGCTGGGCACGCTGGCGGTGCTGGCCACCGGTTGCGGCTCGCCCGGCGAGCCGGTCGATCCGGCGCCGGTGGGTTCGGTGCAGCGCCCGGAGCCCGCGGGCTCCGGTCCGGTCGATGTGGACAGCGAGAAGTCGGAGTCGCCGGACTGCAACGCCACGGCCAGCCTGCCGCCCCAGGCCGGTATTCCCGCCGGGTCCACAATGGCCGAAATCAGGGAGCGCGGGCATCTGGTCGCCGGGGTGGACCAGAACACCTTCCTGTTCGGTTTCCGCAACCCCACCACCGGCAAGCTCGAGGGCTTCGACATCGACATCGCCAAGGAGATCGCCAGGGCGATCTTCGGTGACCCGGAGAAGATCCGGTTCCAGGCGATCACCTCGGCCCAGCGCGAGGATGTGCTGATGAACGGCGAGGTGGACGTCGTGGTGCGGACCTACACGGTGAACTGCGCGCGGCGGGACAAGGTCAACTTCTCCTCGGTGTACTACGTCGCGGGCCAGCGGCTGCTCGTGGACAAGACATCCTCGGTGACCAGCCTGGCCGGCCTCGAAGGCGAGCGGGTATGCGCGGCCAAGGGCTCCACCTCGCTGAAGAACATCGCGGCCGTGTCCGGCCCGATCCCGGTGCAGGTGAACGACTGGTCGGACTGCCTGGTCATGCTGCAGCAGGGGCAGGTGGCCGCGGTGTCCACCGACGACACCATCCTGGCCGGGATGGCCGCGCAGGATCCGACCACGAAGGTCGTCGGCGAGACCTTCACCGAGGAGCCGTACGGGGTCGGCATCCCCAAGGAGAACGAGGACATGGTGCGGTTCGTCAACCACGTGCTCGAGCTGGTACGCGGCGGCCGGTGGCAGCAGAGCTATGACGAGTGGGTGGCCGAACGGCTCGGTCCGGCGAGCCCGCCCCAGCCCGAGTACAGGTAG